The following proteins are encoded in a genomic region of bacterium:
- a CDS encoding 6-phosphofructokinase, giving the protein MRIGVLSGGGDVPGLNPAIRGCVLRAMDFGWEVVGINEGWKGLIEGLTESLEISQVEDL; this is encoded by the coding sequence ATGAGAATTGGAGTATTGAGTGGTGGAGGAGATGTGCCAGGTTTAAATCCGGCAATTCGTGGATGTGTGTTGCGGGCAATGGATTTCGGCTGGGAAGTAGTGGGAATTAATGAGGGCTGGAAGGGATTGATTGAGGGTTTGACTGAGTCCTTGGAAATTTCCCAAGTGGAAGATTTA